One genomic region from Evansella sp. LMS18 encodes:
- a CDS encoding SLC13 family permease, whose protein sequence is MNFELFLVFIILIITTIMFIWGKIRSDLVAVMSMLALVLTGLITVEDALAGFSNNIVIMIAGLFVVGAGIFRTGLAEMAGRMVVKWAKGSETKLLVMLMLLVAVLSAFMSNTGTVAVLIPVIMSVAASMKLSPSKFLMPVAFASSFGGVLTLIGTPPNLIASQTLADYGYDRLAFFDFTPLGIITIVVGVLFLLFFGKYLVKGNAGAGAGEGAAASPEELMSHYKLSGKLHQVKIGSGSNLIGEELQDLRLPDKYNVYALHIDRKYRDKSLRTRTRQISAKADTEIKQDDTIFMSGSKEDVDRFAEDSGALVEKQEEGEEETLVGCRIGVAEILFTPHSKFLNRQIKDVNLRETFGLNIIGMNRRGKYFFEDWGGKQIEFGDALLVHGQWNDIEEFAKEEQDVVVVGETGEQASQAKASGKAPVAAVIMLAMLTLMTFEIFAPVTSVLIAAVAMVLTGCLRNMNDAYSRINWESVILIGAMLPMATALEQTGGVLFLSDLFIDTLGALGPLALMAGFYISTMLFSQFISNTATAVLFAPIAITTAVQVGVSPYPFVIAVAVAASMAFATPVASPPNALVMTAGGYSFMDFFRAGLPLQLVLFIAMMIGIPIFFPM, encoded by the coding sequence ATGAATTTTGAATTGTTTCTTGTTTTCATCATTTTAATAATCACTACTATTATGTTTATCTGGGGAAAAATCAGGTCTGACCTCGTGGCAGTAATGTCTATGCTTGCCTTAGTTTTAACCGGGCTGATCACCGTGGAAGATGCCCTGGCTGGTTTTTCGAATAATATTGTCATCATGATCGCCGGGCTGTTTGTGGTCGGAGCAGGTATTTTCAGAACAGGCCTAGCAGAAATGGCGGGGAGAATGGTCGTTAAGTGGGCGAAGGGAAGCGAGACAAAACTCCTCGTTATGCTGATGCTTCTCGTCGCGGTGTTAAGTGCGTTTATGAGTAATACAGGAACTGTGGCCGTTTTGATCCCCGTAATTATGAGTGTTGCAGCGAGCATGAAGCTGAGCCCCTCAAAGTTTCTCATGCCTGTAGCCTTTGCGAGCAGCTTTGGCGGTGTGCTTACCTTGATTGGGACGCCTCCGAACCTGATTGCCAGCCAGACACTGGCGGATTACGGTTATGACAGGCTGGCGTTCTTCGACTTCACTCCCCTTGGTATCATTACGATTGTAGTAGGTGTACTGTTTCTTCTGTTTTTCGGAAAATATCTTGTTAAAGGAAACGCAGGAGCGGGGGCAGGAGAAGGCGCGGCAGCCAGTCCAGAGGAACTTATGTCCCACTATAAATTATCCGGGAAGCTTCATCAGGTGAAAATAGGCTCTGGAAGTAATCTGATTGGGGAAGAGCTCCAGGATCTTCGGCTTCCTGATAAATATAACGTCTATGCGCTCCATATTGACAGGAAATACAGAGATAAATCTTTACGTACGCGTACAAGGCAGATATCCGCAAAAGCAGATACCGAGATAAAACAAGATGACACGATTTTTATGTCAGGAAGCAAGGAAGACGTAGACCGGTTTGCAGAAGATAGTGGTGCTCTGGTGGAAAAACAAGAAGAAGGAGAAGAAGAAACGCTGGTGGGATGCCGGATTGGCGTGGCAGAAATTCTCTTCACTCCCCATTCCAAGTTTTTAAACAGACAGATCAAAGACGTCAATTTAAGAGAAACATTCGGGCTGAATATTATAGGAATGAATCGCCGGGGAAAATACTTCTTTGAAGACTGGGGCGGTAAGCAAATTGAATTTGGAGATGCTCTCCTCGTTCACGGGCAATGGAATGATATCGAAGAGTTTGCAAAGGAAGAGCAGGATGTGGTCGTGGTCGGCGAAACGGGCGAACAGGCCTCCCAGGCAAAAGCAAGCGGAAAAGCCCCTGTTGCGGCGGTCATTATGCTTGCGATGCTTACTCTGATGACATTTGAAATATTTGCTCCAGTGACTTCGGTTTTAATTGCAGCTGTTGCTATGGTGCTGACCGGCTGCCTGAGAAATATGAATGACGCTTATTCAAGGATTAACTGGGAAAGCGTCATCCTGATCGGGGCGATGCTGCCAATGGCGACGGCACTGGAACAGACTGGCGGAGTCCTCTTCCTGTCGGATTTGTTTATTGACACTTTGGGAGCGCTCGGTCCGCTGGCGCTGATGGCTGGATTTTATATTAGTACCATGCTTTTCAGCCAGTTCATCAGTAATACGGCGACTGCAGTTTTATTTGCTCCTATTGCAATCACCACTGCTGTGCAGGTTGGCGTAAGCCCATATCCATTTGTTATCGCAGTGGCAGTTGCGGCGAGCATGGCATTTGCCACACCTGTCGCATCTCCGCCGAACGCTCTCGTAATGACCGCTGGAGGATACAGCTTCATGGATTTCTTCCGTGCAGGCCTGCCGCTGCAGCTCGTACTGTTTATAGCGATGATGATCGGTATTCCGATTTTCTTTCCGATGTAA
- a CDS encoding DMT family transporter, whose protein sequence is MNKPSRKTGFLLVIIGATFWGIGGTVAQKLFQDFAINVNWLVTTRLLIAGVLLLAVQYFLKDRTQITGIWKNRSTALPLVIFGLLGMLAVQYTYMASINHGNAAVATLLQYTAPAMIILYLLLRRQTILTGRDIITVTLALTGCFFLLTNGSLSTLSVPAPAIIWGLLSGVSLAFYTLYAIPLLKKFDSLVVVGWAMLIGGTALAFIHPPWQINLAGLNMEAYFYLIFVIVFGTMIAFWFYIESLQSLLPKETSLLGSLEPLSAVLATVFWLQTPFGSFQWLGTACIIGMIFLLALVKKPETKPNKNVKRQKPLRIS, encoded by the coding sequence ATGAACAAACCTTCAAGGAAGACAGGATTTCTGCTTGTTATCATAGGGGCCACGTTCTGGGGCATCGGCGGGACAGTTGCCCAGAAGCTTTTTCAGGACTTTGCCATTAACGTCAACTGGCTTGTGACAACACGCCTACTTATAGCAGGCGTCCTTTTATTAGCTGTTCAGTATTTTTTAAAGGACCGCACGCAAATAACAGGTATCTGGAAAAATAGAAGTACCGCTCTGCCCCTGGTAATCTTTGGGCTGCTCGGAATGCTTGCAGTACAGTACACGTACATGGCTTCGATTAACCATGGAAACGCTGCAGTGGCAACACTTCTGCAGTACACTGCCCCGGCGATGATCATTCTGTATTTGCTGCTCCGGAGGCAGACCATTTTAACAGGACGGGATATAATTACCGTCACCCTTGCTCTGACAGGGTGTTTCTTTCTTTTAACAAACGGCTCCCTGTCCACACTTTCCGTACCGGCACCGGCAATTATCTGGGGACTTCTATCTGGTGTGTCACTAGCGTTTTACACGTTGTATGCGATTCCCCTGCTAAAGAAATTTGACTCTCTCGTTGTCGTAGGCTGGGCGATGCTGATTGGAGGAACAGCGTTAGCCTTCATACACCCTCCATGGCAGATTAATCTCGCCGGATTAAACATGGAAGCTTATTTCTATTTAATATTTGTGATAGTTTTCGGTACAATGATTGCCTTCTGGTTTTACATTGAAAGTCTTCAAAGCCTTCTTCCGAAAGAAACGAGCCTCCTTGGAAGCCTGGAACCATTGTCTGCCGTGTTAGCAACGGTGTTCTGGCTGCAGACCCCGTTCGGCTCGTTCCAGTGGCTCGGAACCGCCTGTATTATCGGGATGATATTTTTGCTGGCTCTGGTGAAAAAACCGGAGACGAAACCAAATAAAAATGTGAAAAGACAAAAGCCCCTCCGGATCAGCTGA
- a CDS encoding DUF4177 domain-containing protein, protein MKKWEYNVHIWEEFIEEHDGISLAELLDEYGEEGWELVNIVPQTGSSNYDGQVEEISTSTNLLIFKRPL, encoded by the coding sequence ATGAAAAAGTGGGAGTATAATGTACACATTTGGGAGGAGTTTATTGAGGAGCATGACGGAATCAGTTTAGCAGAGCTTCTCGATGAATACGGAGAAGAAGGCTGGGAGCTTGTTAACATCGTTCCTCAGACAGGGAGCAGCAATTATGATGGGCAGGTGGAGGAAATCAGCACTTCCACAAACCTTCTTATATTTAAACGGCCTCTGTAA
- a CDS encoding SRPBCC domain-containing protein: MSDQPFVYEVYINAAPEELWRAMTDGEYTKKVVGAREYRSEWKTGATIESWMENGNIDGRGKILKIEPPELLVYNWNDIHLGDELEPSVITYKIEKTDSENVVKLTVTHENLLGRNTEFWPIVISDIKSYMETGKSMFGQPGSNFG, encoded by the coding sequence ATGAGTGATCAGCCTTTTGTGTATGAGGTTTATATTAATGCTGCACCGGAAGAATTGTGGAGGGCTATGACGGACGGCGAGTATACGAAAAAGGTGGTTGGTGCAAGGGAATACCGGTCGGAATGGAAAACGGGAGCAACCATTGAATCCTGGATGGAAAACGGAAACATTGACGGCAGAGGAAAAATATTAAAAATTGAACCTCCTGAACTGTTAGTCTACAACTGGAATGATATTCATCTTGGCGATGAGCTGGAACCCTCTGTCATTACTTATAAAATAGAAAAAACCGACAGTGAAAATGTGGTAAAGCTTACTGTGACTCATGAAAACCTGCTGGGAAGGAATACTGAATTCTGGCCAATCGTTATTAGTGATATTAAATCATACATGGAAACCGGGAAATCAATGTTTGGACAGCCAGGCAGCAATTTTGGGTAA
- a CDS encoding DUF4181 domain-containing protein encodes MTTVFVFIFLFAVIVLIEHFWKKRLRGDEEVKISDTPGRKMDFWGRVIISVSCIIMLIFVFSLEGTEPIKWFFAVYFLLLYGFQAFMEWKYLKGSKEYIATLTVLAVGLIFVFNIEAILNL; translated from the coding sequence TTGACGACAGTATTTGTATTTATTTTCCTTTTTGCAGTTATTGTACTTATCGAACATTTTTGGAAAAAACGTCTGCGTGGAGATGAGGAAGTGAAAATCTCCGATACTCCAGGCAGGAAAATGGACTTCTGGGGCAGAGTGATTATTTCAGTCTCATGCATTATAATGCTTATCTTTGTTTTCTCTTTGGAAGGCACAGAACCCATCAAATGGTTTTTTGCAGTTTACTTTTTACTGCTATATGGCTTTCAGGCCTTTATGGAGTGGAAATATCTAAAAGGCTCAAAGGAATATATTGCAACCTTAACGGTTTTGGCTGTCGGCCTGATTTTTGTTTTTAATATTGAGGCCATTCTCAATTTATAA
- a CDS encoding TIGR04104 family putative zinc finger protein, whose product MNLPKCWSCGYEFKWAEVLFFFDGKIKCPACREKQFLTTQSRWRTGVLSSIVIGVPSFPIIFIFNTPLSVFLPALIILLFINLAVQPAVLEFTDTKQPVV is encoded by the coding sequence ATGAATCTGCCGAAATGCTGGTCATGCGGCTATGAATTTAAATGGGCCGAAGTGTTATTTTTCTTCGATGGAAAAATCAAGTGTCCTGCATGCCGTGAAAAGCAATTTTTAACTACACAAAGCAGATGGAGGACCGGGGTACTCAGTTCGATAGTCATCGGGGTCCCTTCATTTCCGATAATATTTATCTTCAATACTCCACTGAGCGTTTTCCTCCCGGCATTAATTATTTTGCTTTTTATAAACCTGGCTGTGCAGCCTGCAGTTCTGGAATTTACCGATACAAAACAGCCTGTTGTCTGA
- a CDS encoding aspartyl-tRNA synthetase, with product MKNIFYKRTVASITAFIILIGGVWLFGEKSSSYPEPNEAVFAAEEELVLIPAYKLNKEALFFFINSENRFGAVSAHEGLFGWQAGPLTWGSLYTGDSFADLNGYQIHEGELVYGLIENGLDRQVMIGDRNAVLLNLASLSPETVEEYELEGLYLWYLEGGNFDGEEIRLIDSGTGEVIDTMTLN from the coding sequence ATGAAAAATATATTTTATAAAAGGACCGTCGCAAGTATTACCGCTTTTATTATTCTTATTGGAGGCGTCTGGCTTTTCGGGGAGAAATCCAGTTCTTATCCAGAACCGAACGAAGCTGTTTTTGCTGCTGAAGAGGAGTTAGTCTTAATCCCCGCCTACAAATTAAACAAGGAAGCTCTCTTCTTTTTCATCAACAGTGAAAACAGGTTTGGGGCTGTCTCCGCTCATGAAGGACTCTTCGGCTGGCAGGCTGGACCGCTGACCTGGGGCTCTTTATATACAGGGGACAGCTTCGCAGATTTGAATGGATACCAAATTCACGAAGGAGAACTGGTTTACGGACTTATCGAAAACGGCCTTGACCGGCAGGTAATGATTGGGGATAGAAATGCAGTATTATTGAATCTCGCTTCCCTGTCTCCCGAGACCGTTGAAGAATACGAATTAGAAGGTCTTTATCTCTGGTACCTGGAAGGGGGAAACTTTGACGGGGAGGAAATCAGGCTCATAGATTCAGGCACCGGTGAAGTGATCGATACTATGACATTGAATTAA
- a CDS encoding FAD-binding oxidoreductase yields the protein MKYVVIGGGIVGACAAYYLSKKEDDVLLIDKEFEGKATLAGAGIICPWISRVDDPDWFAIASRGALYYPELIDSLKEDGETETGYAHTGALAVGTDLDQLKEVKEKAERGKREYPEVGEVKLLEAPAPREYFPPLNEELHGVYISGSARLDGKLLGKALRNAFQKNGGRLLEEKVEFKKLENGKAAVITSDGVIEADEIIVAGGAWTNFLLEPLGLKVSQEAQRGQIAHLSLEEDTSSWPVILPQDSSHYLVAFEDQRVALGATRETGSGFDYRLTAGGVAEVLNEGIRVAPGLEDATLKEVRIGFRPLGSDIRPILGRVPQYENVTIVTGLGASGLTMGPYAGSMAAKLAMGEEVELDLSPYDPLRVNDSE from the coding sequence ATGAAATACGTTGTTATTGGCGGAGGGATTGTCGGGGCATGTGCTGCCTATTATTTATCGAAGAAAGAGGATGACGTGCTTTTGATAGATAAAGAGTTTGAGGGGAAAGCGACACTCGCCGGAGCTGGGATCATCTGCCCCTGGATTTCCAGAGTGGACGACCCCGACTGGTTCGCGATTGCGAGCCGGGGAGCGCTCTATTATCCCGAACTCATTGATTCACTGAAGGAAGACGGGGAAACAGAAACAGGGTATGCCCATACTGGAGCCCTCGCTGTTGGGACGGACCTGGATCAGCTGAAGGAAGTTAAAGAAAAGGCGGAACGGGGAAAAAGAGAGTACCCGGAAGTCGGGGAGGTTAAACTCCTGGAAGCCCCGGCACCACGGGAGTACTTTCCTCCACTGAATGAGGAGCTTCATGGGGTGTACATATCAGGATCGGCCCGCCTTGATGGGAAGCTGCTTGGCAAAGCGTTAAGGAATGCGTTTCAAAAAAATGGGGGCAGGCTTCTCGAAGAAAAGGTGGAATTTAAAAAGCTGGAGAATGGAAAAGCAGCAGTCATAACTTCTGACGGAGTGATTGAAGCAGATGAAATAATCGTTGCAGGAGGGGCCTGGACCAATTTTCTCCTGGAACCTCTGGGACTGAAAGTGAGCCAGGAAGCACAGCGGGGGCAGATTGCCCATTTATCGCTGGAGGAGGACACGTCGTCCTGGCCGGTAATTCTTCCTCAGGACAGCAGCCATTACCTTGTTGCCTTTGAAGATCAGCGGGTAGCCCTTGGTGCGACCCGGGAAACGGGCAGCGGCTTTGATTATCGGTTGACTGCCGGAGGTGTCGCCGAGGTACTGAACGAAGGAATTCGTGTTGCCCCTGGCCTTGAAGACGCGACATTGAAAGAAGTGAGGATCGGCTTCCGTCCTCTCGGTTCCGATATCAGGCCGATTTTAGGCAGGGTGCCACAGTATGAGAATGTCACAATCGTTACAGGGCTCGGAGCATCAGGACTGACAATGGGGCCTTATGCAGGTTCGATGGCGGCAAAGCTGGCGATGGGGGAGGAAGTGGAGCTTGATTTATCTCCTTACGACCCGCTGCGGGTGAATGATTCAGAGTAA
- a CDS encoding CidA/LrgA family protein, giving the protein MKDAVKLAGGLLAIIVFYMIGRLVNSLLLPWVPGSIIGMLLLFTVLMIFGEKLSLWLQDGAKLLIKYLPLFFVPVTVGIIQYDNLVSLFGLFFFSLMMASSFIVLVLVSSLLERTAGKKEKSVSWD; this is encoded by the coding sequence ATGAAGGATGCAGTAAAGCTGGCTGGCGGGCTGCTCGCAATCATTGTTTTTTATATGATCGGCAGGTTGGTTAATTCCCTTCTCCTGCCATGGGTACCGGGCAGCATTATCGGAATGCTTCTCCTGTTTACGGTTCTGATGATTTTCGGCGAAAAATTAAGTCTGTGGCTGCAGGATGGCGCAAAGCTTTTAATAAAATATCTCCCGCTCTTTTTCGTCCCGGTCACCGTGGGGATCATTCAATATGATAATTTAGTCAGTCTGTTCGGGCTTTTCTTTTTCAGCCTCATGATGGCCAGTTCTTTCATCGTGCTTGTCCTTGTGAGCAGCCTACTTGAGCGGACTGCAGGAAAAAAGGAGAAGTCAGTCTCATGGGATTAA
- a CDS encoding LrgB family protein: MGLIITLIVFGAAQIVYMKLKHSFLLPVFTATVVIIGLIFISGTTYEAYYASARWIDWLLGPAVVALSLPLYKYRKMLFLNRKTIVSWVFFGAVIGVVSGALVLWVFSIHESFVISALLKNTTTPVAIDIAAIYGGIPPLTAVICTMSGMLGAIVGPAVYRKFQVKNDIAKGVAMGAAGHAIGTARLMEDNDYAGAVSTISFLLMTVLMTVLTPVVVFLLY; encoded by the coding sequence ATGGGATTAATCATCACGTTAATCGTTTTTGGAGCTGCCCAAATTGTCTACATGAAGCTGAAACATAGTTTTTTACTGCCAGTATTTACAGCCACCGTGGTTATTATCGGGCTGATTTTTATCAGCGGGACAACTTATGAAGCGTACTATGCTTCGGCGAGGTGGATCGACTGGCTCCTCGGCCCTGCGGTGGTTGCGCTGAGTCTTCCGTTATATAAGTACAGAAAGATGCTTTTTTTAAACAGAAAGACGATCGTGTCGTGGGTTTTCTTTGGTGCTGTTATTGGAGTCGTGAGCGGTGCATTAGTATTATGGGTGTTCAGCATTCATGAAAGCTTTGTGATTTCCGCTTTGCTCAAAAATACGACTACACCTGTGGCCATTGATATTGCAGCTATTTACGGAGGAATCCCTCCATTGACCGCAGTCATCTGCACCATGTCGGGAATGCTTGGAGCGATAGTGGGGCCGGCGGTTTACCGGAAGTTCCAGGTGAAAAATGACATTGCCAAGGGTGTGGCGATGGGTGCAGCCGGGCACGCAATCGGCACAGCGAGGCTTATGGAAGATAATGATTATGCCGGTGCTGTCAGCACGATATCCTTTCTGCTCATGACAGTGCTTATGACGGTATTGACGCCGGTTGTGGTGTTTTTGCTGTATTAA